A region of Bryobacteraceae bacterium DNA encodes the following proteins:
- a CDS encoding carbon storage regulator, which yields MLVIRRKAGESIVIGGEIEIEVIEVSGSRVKLGIRAPRQTLILRKELLATGQENQRAALSLGHAGLASLLDSLALRTPPESHPPIG from the coding sequence ATGCTCGTAATCCGCAGAAAGGCCGGGGAATCCATCGTCATCGGCGGCGAGATCGAGATCGAGGTCATTGAGGTCTCCGGCTCCCGCGTCAAACTCGGCATCCGCGCTCCCCGCCAGACCCTCATCCTGCGCAAGGAACTGCTCGCCACCGGCCAGGAAAACCAGCGCGCCGCCCTCTCGCTCGGCCACGCCGGCCTCGCCTCGCTCCTCGATTCGCTGGCCCTTCGAACACCGCCCGAATCGCATCCGCCCATCGGCTGA
- a CDS encoding replication initiator protein A, giving the protein MGPKTPNPDDQLVQAKHGGGDLFICDVADAVLKDLIPQMEHPFYSLSKKPETAIRRYEHNGNWLQIVPSVKGLATIYDKDILIYCISQLMEKLKRNEQVGPRLRITSYACSSSPTGLTGFRRDELQDLLDAKAKALSFSVVDHLRWDLKQIFDMAVAEGLVSRNPALLLFTPKEAAKRERRVMNGKEVQTCFAVLDRRERLIAKLAVLAGMRPGEIFALRWGQLTATYADIRQRVYRGTLDTPKTDQSTRKAALSQGLLAEIEAWRAFALSTDADAFVFPSEKLTPLSRDNCWRRNMLPKLEAAGLGWANFQVMRRTHATLMKAVGAEGKLVADQMGHSLDVNQNVYTQSPVESRLGLVNKLEESLRVQ; this is encoded by the coding sequence ATGGGACCCAAAACCCCGAATCCTGATGACCAACTCGTCCAAGCCAAACATGGCGGTGGCGACCTGTTCATCTGCGACGTGGCGGATGCAGTCCTGAAGGACCTCATCCCGCAGATGGAGCACCCCTTCTATTCCCTTTCGAAGAAACCAGAGACCGCCATACGCCGGTATGAACATAATGGCAATTGGCTCCAGATCGTCCCCAGCGTCAAGGGGCTTGCGACGATCTACGACAAGGACATCCTGATCTATTGCATTTCGCAATTGATGGAGAAGCTCAAGCGCAACGAGCAGGTCGGTCCCCGCCTCCGCATCACCAGCTATGCCTGCTCGTCTTCACCAACCGGGCTCACCGGCTTCCGTCGCGACGAACTTCAGGACTTGCTGGATGCGAAGGCAAAGGCGCTTTCCTTTTCGGTCGTCGATCACCTGCGCTGGGACCTCAAGCAGATTTTCGATATGGCCGTGGCCGAAGGCTTGGTCTCGCGAAACCCTGCCCTGCTCCTGTTCACACCAAAGGAGGCGGCGAAACGTGAACGCCGTGTCATGAATGGAAAGGAGGTACAGACCTGTTTCGCTGTGCTCGACCGACGCGAGCGGCTGATCGCCAAACTGGCGGTGCTGGCCGGGATGCGTCCCGGCGAGATTTTCGCTCTACGGTGGGGGCAACTGACCGCCACCTACGCGGACATCCGACAACGGGTCTATCGCGGAACTCTGGACACGCCGAAGACTGACCAATCGACGCGCAAGGCCGCTCTCTCGCAAGGGCTTCTGGCCGAGATTGAGGCTTGGCGGGCGTTCGCGCTTTCAACCGACGCCGATGCTTTTGTCTTCCCTTCGGAGAAGTTGACGCCCTTGTCGCGGGACAATTGCTGGCGGCGGAACATGCTGCCGAAGCTGGAGGCAGCAGGCCTCGGTTGGGCCAACTTCCAGGTGATGCGGCGGACGCACGCGACGCTAATGAAGGCCGTCGGGGCCGAAGGCAAGCTGGTCGCCGATCAGATGGGGCACAGCCTTGATGTGAACCAGAATGTCTACACCCAATCGCCGGTCGAAAGCAGGCTCGGCCTGGTGAACAAACTCGAAGAAAGCCTGCGCGTGCAGTAA
- a CDS encoding amidohydrolase family protein, protein MRDGFQIFDTHTHLGAARHSGRQCDESQMLAHMDRHGIDRSMLIPFPVVDDYRATHDLIAQALARHPGRFAAAACLDPFVPPAEYTTEIARCASLGFGALKIQPQYQAVNPLSTRNDHIFEAALRHRLALIVHTGAGAPFALPSLWIAAARRFPDLPIILGHAGGGLYVLEAIVAALECPNIYIELSSLMPHHVLEVLRHVPASRLMAGSDLPESIEAEFDKILTLEIDGHEKTQILWETPTRVFRTHSM, encoded by the coding sequence ATGCGCGACGGCTTCCAGATCTTCGACACCCACACCCACCTCGGGGCCGCCCGCCACAGCGGCCGCCAATGCGACGAATCTCAAATGCTCGCCCACATGGACCGCCACGGCATCGACCGCTCCATGCTCATCCCCTTCCCCGTCGTCGATGACTACCGCGCCACCCACGACCTCATCGCCCAAGCCCTCGCCCGCCACCCCGGCCGCTTCGCTGCCGCCGCGTGCCTCGACCCCTTCGTCCCTCCCGCCGAGTACACCACGGAGATCGCACGCTGCGCCTCCCTCGGCTTCGGTGCTCTCAAAATCCAGCCGCAGTACCAGGCTGTGAATCCCCTCTCTACCCGCAACGACCATATCTTCGAAGCCGCCCTCCGTCACCGTCTCGCCCTCATCGTCCACACCGGCGCCGGAGCCCCCTTCGCCCTCCCCAGCCTCTGGATCGCCGCCGCCCGCCGCTTCCCCGATCTCCCCATAATCCTCGGCCATGCCGGCGGCGGCCTCTACGTGCTCGAGGCCATCGTCGCCGCGCTCGAGTGCCCCAACATCTACATCGAACTCTCGAGCCTCATGCCCCACCACGTCCTCGAAGTCCTCCGCCACGTCCCCGCCTCCCGCCTCATGGCCGGCTCGGACCTTCCGGAGAGCATTGAGGCCGAGTTCGACAAGATCCTCACCCTCGAAATCGACGGCCACGAAAAAACGCAAATTTTGTGGGAGACTCCCACCCGGGTATTCCGCACTCATTCCATGTGA
- the fliW gene encoding flagellar assembly protein FliW: MPFLQSEHLGQIEYDPADVIHFPQGLPAFEGEREFLALDVPGKAPLVFLQSVSSPGLTFITLPPACIDPGYRLELPEDTPFLDAPLTVLVIVSIGRQGEVTANLLAPVVIDKNTRNAMQVVMAGSNYPVQHPLSSAPGAPPAPGRSAPACS; encoded by the coding sequence ATGCCGTTTCTCCAATCCGAACACCTCGGGCAGATTGAATACGATCCCGCCGACGTCATTCATTTCCCCCAGGGCCTTCCGGCCTTCGAGGGCGAACGCGAATTCCTCGCCCTGGACGTCCCCGGCAAGGCGCCGCTCGTCTTTCTCCAGAGCGTGTCTTCCCCCGGCCTGACGTTCATCACCCTCCCGCCCGCCTGCATCGACCCCGGCTACCGCCTCGAACTCCCCGAGGACACGCCCTTCCTCGACGCGCCGCTCACCGTTCTGGTCATCGTCAGCATCGGCCGCCAGGGCGAAGTTACCGCCAACCTTCTCGCGCCGGTGGTCATCGACAAGAACACCCGCAACGCCATGCAGGTCGTCATGGCCGGGTCCAACTATCCCGTCCAGCACCCGCTGTCCTCCGCGCCCGGCGCGCCGCCCGCTCCCGGAAGGAGCGCTCCGGCATGCTCGTAA
- a CDS encoding GDP-mannose 4,6-dehydratase: MKILLTGGAGFIGSHLAERLLGEGHTLEIIDDLNDYYPPALKLANLDAIRRKGDFVFHRIDIRDTAAAAGVVAALRPDAIIHLAARAGVRPSLEQPLLYEQVNVLATIGLLEAARTHGVRKIVFASSSSIYGIANQVPFREDDANNLPISPYAATKLAGEKICFTYSHLYGLSIVCLRFFTVFGPRQRPDLAIRKFVERISRGEPIPVYGDGSAGRDYTFVADTVDGIVRALHHDTRYDVFNLGNSHPVALRDMIATIEAVTGRKAIVERQPDQPGDVPITYADIAKAQRLLGYNPSTPLRDGIEAFVAWASPSSASVFEPEPASACR; this comes from the coding sequence GTGAAGATACTGCTGACCGGGGGCGCCGGCTTCATCGGCTCCCATCTCGCCGAACGTCTGCTCGGCGAAGGTCACACGCTCGAAATCATCGACGATCTCAACGACTATTACCCGCCCGCGCTGAAGCTCGCCAACCTCGACGCCATCCGCCGCAAGGGCGACTTCGTCTTCCATCGCATCGACATCCGCGACACCGCCGCCGCCGCCGGCGTCGTCGCCGCCCTCCGGCCGGACGCCATCATCCACCTCGCCGCGCGCGCCGGCGTCCGCCCATCGCTCGAACAGCCGCTGCTCTACGAACAGGTGAACGTCCTCGCCACCATCGGACTCCTCGAAGCCGCCCGCACCCACGGCGTCCGGAAGATCGTCTTCGCCTCGTCGAGTTCCATTTACGGAATCGCCAATCAGGTGCCCTTCCGCGAAGACGACGCCAATAACCTCCCGATTTCTCCCTACGCCGCCACCAAGCTCGCCGGCGAGAAGATCTGTTTCACTTACTCGCACTTATATGGGCTGAGCATCGTCTGCCTTCGCTTCTTCACCGTCTTCGGACCCCGCCAGCGCCCCGACCTCGCCATCCGCAAGTTCGTCGAACGCATCTCGCGCGGCGAGCCCATTCCCGTCTACGGCGACGGCTCGGCCGGCCGCGATTACACCTTCGTCGCCGACACCGTCGACGGGATCGTCCGCGCCCTCCACCACGACACCCGCTACGACGTCTTCAACCTCGGCAACTCACACCCGGTCGCCCTCCGCGACATGATCGCCACCATCGAAGCCGTCACCGGCCGTAAGGCGATCGTCGAACGTCAGCCCGATCAGCCCGGCGACGTGCCCATCACCTACGCCGACATCGCCAAGGCGCAGCGTCTGCTCGGCTACAACCCGTCGACTCCGCTGCGCGACGGCATTGAGGCCTTCGTCGCCTGGGCCAGTCCCTCTTCCGCCTCCGTTTTCGAACCCGAGCCCGCCTCTGCTTGCCGATAA